CTAATCTGTCCATCTCTATGCTTTATTTTTATCGCCGGAATGCCCGAGAGGCTCCGCCTCTTTTATTATTCAACCCTGGTCTTGATTGAAAGTGCGTGAAGTTCGCCGCTGGCAAACTGCTCTTTAAAAATATCGTTGACCATACGATGTCTTTGAATCGGGGACTTGCCGGCAAAAGCGGCGCTGGTGACCACAACGGAGAAATTACAGTTTTCGCCGCTGGTTTCCACTTGGGAATCCGGAATTTCTTTTTGAATCATCTCTCTAATGCTGTTCGGAGAC
Above is a genomic segment from Thiomicrorhabdus sp. containing:
- a CDS encoding BolA/IbaG family iron-sulfur metabolism protein yields the protein MSPNSIREMIQKEIPDSQVETSGENCNFSVVVTSAAFAGKSPIQRHRMVNDIFKEQFASGELHALSIKTRVE